Genomic DNA from Orcinus orca chromosome 6, mOrcOrc1.1, whole genome shotgun sequence:
cAAGACTCTGGGAGCTCAAACCTGTTTTAGGGTTTGGCAGACTCCCAGTTGCAAAAGCACGATCTTGGGTCAGAGTCCACATTCCCCACCCAGACCAGAGACATAgtcacacacagagacagagagctcAAGAAAGAGACAGCACCATGGAGAATGGCACTTGGGAAATTAGGGAGCTGTAACACAGAGAGAGCTGTACCTAGATGCAATCTGGACTCTGAAATACTGAGAAAAAGCAGCAGAGATGGAGGGGAGACATGTGGACACATAGAAGTGCCAAGGAGAATTGTACAAGGAGACCCTGATGGAgatctaaaaaggaaaaaggtggaaACATTCAAAACATTTGGAAagagggaaaatgaaataaaactaagaTTGGTGTTGGAGAAAGTTCTAGACATACAGACTCCAGACTTCAGTTAGCATGGTGTTTCTGTCCTCCATGCTTCCCATGACCTCCTCCACCTCAACTAGATTAGTCGTTACCACATTCTGTCTTGTCCAGGCCCATCCAGTTTAGATATTACCATGTACTTTCCATGTGTCTGGGTCCAACCAAGGTTCTGACAACACAGCTGACCAAGACAATGAGCTGACCATCAGGAGTTCACACTGGATCAGATTGCCATGGATGGCTCTTAATTTAGCTCCAGAAATGGCAACCTAGATCGTTAGGCTGACTACCTCCTAAGAAGACTGCTTGTTCAGCCATACAAGTTTTGGCATACAGTATGACAGTCACTCTGACAAGGCAGACAGTTTGGGGTGCTGTAGAAATGTGATGTCCTGCTCCTGGAATAATTGCGGTTTGACACACACAGGCCATTGACAatgggctccctgagggcagggaaggCATTTAGTTTGGTTTTTCTCAAGCCCTGTCTCGGTGATCTGCAGAGAGAAAAATGATCAATAATAAAGTAATACTGAACAAAAGACAGACTCAATCAATCAAATACTGGACCCTGCCCTTATGGACCTCAAGGCTATTGGAGCAGATATAATGTCATAAATCACCTTAATATGAATTGGATGCTAGACAAGGTTGTTAGTGAGGGCAAAGAACTGTGGTGGTTCAGAGGCACCAGAAATCTCTTCCTGTGGTGTAAAGTTGGTCAAGCAAGACCTCCTAGAAGAGATGGCCTTTgagctgagtctttttttttattatttagtttttattttatcttagagtatagttgagttacagtgttgtgttagtttcaggtgtacagcaaagtgactcagttatacatatacatatatccattctttttcagattcttttcccatatagggtattacagaatattgagtagagttccctgtgctatatagtaggtccttgttggttatctattttatatatagtagtgtgtataggttaatcccaaactcctaatttacccctcccctccaccttcccctttgtaaccataaatttgttttctagtctgtgagtctgtttctgttttgtaaataagttcatttgtatcatgtgtttttagattccacatataagtgatatcatatggtatttgtctttctctgtctgacttacttcacttactatgataatctctaggtctatccatgttgctgcaaatggcattatttcattcttttttaatggctgagtaacattccactgtatatatggaccacatcttctttatccattcctctgtcgatggacatttaggttgcttccatgtcttggctattgtaaatagtgctgcaatgaacattggggtgcatgtgtcttttcaaattatggttttctccagatatatgcccaggagtgggattgctggatcatttagtagttctacttttagttttctaaggaacctccatactgttctccatagtggttgtatgaACTGAGTTTTGAATAATAGAAGGGATTTAGACAGAGGAGATAGTAAAGCTGTTTAACATGTTAGTGGGTGCATTCGTGCACAACTACTGACCTACCAGAGTGGCAACTGGTTGGGGCATTCAAGTGGGGTCCTGGAGCCCCTGCTGTGTCAAGCATTACTTCTTTAGTGAGTTCATAAGGTCAGGACAGTCCCTAGGGAGGAGTGGGGTAGCAGGAGCACCCTGGAGTTAGGGACTAGTTACAAACCAgattataaatatttcaatatatttaattACCTATACAACCATACTGGTGTCTGTACCTACTGAATGTTAGCCCCAGATAAGGATCTCCTGAGATGGCCTTACTCTCTTCTGGTTTGTTGAAGCCATAGGGGCCTTATTAGAATGTGAGCTGTAGAACAGCAGAGGCATCCCTAgggtctagaacagtgcctggaggACTAGAGGAAGCTTACCAAATGTTAAGTGAATAGGCAGACTGGGAATCCCAGCCCATTGTTGGGGTCCTCTCACTATTCATCTCCTTGCACCCACTTTCCCCCTCCAATTCGTACTCCACACTACCCTTCAACATAACCTAGAATGAGATTTGGATTCTGTCATTCTTCTGCTCAAAGTATTTGGTGCCTCCCTTTTGCCCAGAATgccattttccccatttttttttttttttttggtggtacgcgggcctctcactgtcgtggcacaggctccggacacgcaggctcagcggccatggctcacgggcccagccggatcggggcacgaacccgtgtcccctgcatcggcaggcagactctcaaccactgtgccaccagggaagcccctcccccatTCTTTTTTAAACCAATTGAACTGCTACTTCTTTAAGCCCTGATCAAATTTTGCCTACTTCTGTATTACTTTCTGAGGCAGAATTCATCTCTCTCCCCCAAATATTATGATGATTTTTGCCCTCACTCAAAAGACAGCAAGCTCCTCGGGATAGGGACTGCGTCTTATTCATTTCCATACATCTAGTCTATTAGCCCAATGCCTGACATATggtagatgctaaataaatagaAGAGTGAAAGGCATTCCCAGCAGTGAGAACTAAATGAACAAAGGTGGTCAAAGGTTTGGGTAAAAAATGAATAGTTTAATTTGGCTAGGGTATGAGGGAGAGTAGTAGGAGAAAAGATGGAAAAGTCTCTTTGGTAGTATTTTGAGGGGACTTGGAAGTCAACTAGAGGGAGAAGATGTGCAGATAGAAGATACTTTGGTAGAGTGTGGAAAGCCAATGGAGGTTTTTGAGCAAAGGTGTAATATGATGAATAATACATTTAGTTTAAACCTATCAGACTCtctaataaatatatacagttttccATTCATACTCAAATTCGCCTCCCACCTACTCATccatccaccctcccacccccagactcCCCCCACAGCTTGCCCTACCCCTTCACCTGCTCCCTGGCTGGGCCAGGGATGTATATGTGGGCTGCTTCCCCTCTCAGCCAGAGGACGTGGGGTCCCCAGCTGCCTGGGACTGGGAAGCAGGCCAGGGTTAGCTGAGGTTGGCTGGCGAGCAGCCAGGCGGTGCCAGGGAGAACCTGTATAGTGCCAGGTGGTGCCTTGGGTTCCAAGCTGAGCCCATGACCCTGATAACCTTCTACCTGCGCACATACCTGCCGCTCACTCCACCCCATGCCCAACTTTGCTATCAGGGAGGGGGCACAGGGCCAGACAGACCTGCAGGGCTTTGGCTCCATCTCTACAAAAGGGCCTTCTGTGAGCCAGTCTGCTCCCCTCCAGGCTTGCTCCTCCCCCATCCAGCTCCTGTTTCTGATGCACGTACAGACCGTACACACCGTGTCCCAGGACACCCCACAGTCAGCCGCATGGCTCCCctgtgccccagcccctggctcccTCTGTGGATCCcggcccctgccccaggccccgcTGTGCAGTTGCTGTTATTACTGCTCCTCCTGGTGCCTGCCCATCCCCAGAGCCTGCTCTGGATGCAGGGGGCTCCCACCACAGGAGGAGATTCATCTGGGGAAGACGATCCACTGCGTGAGGAGGACCTGCCCAGTGAAGAGGATATACCTGGAGAGGAGGACCCACCTGGCAAGTTGGATCCACCTGGAATGAAGACTGAAGCAGAAGAGGATTCTCTGAAGATAGAGGATCTACCTACTGTTGAGACTCCCAGGGATACTCAAGGCCCCCAGAATAATGCCCACAGAGACAAAAAAGGTAAGTGGTCATCAGCTCTGCAAATCTAGGCTCCAGGAGGTTGATGCTTCCCCTCATTAAACCCCAACCCAGGTAGGGATTAttcagggaaggagaggagccTGTACTCTGATGGTAGTTTTTCCCAACCCCAGGGGCTCCCATGCCACTAGCCCTTTACCCCCTTTCAGAGCTAGATGGGGAGACAAAAAGGGGCACAGATGGAGAGAGGTAAGCAGGAAGAGAcgggaaagaagaaagggggaggCTGGAGAGGAGAAAGATAGGAATGTGGAGAGAAAACAAAGGTGGAGAGAAGTAAGATtatgaggggagagaagaggaaggacgGGGGTGTACCAGAGGAAGAGCAGGAAGGGCTTGTAGAAATCACCTCATCTTCagcctacagatgaggaaacggagaccTAGGACTAAGGAAACAGCAGGTAGGAGAACCTGGTATCTTGACTCTCAAGCCAGGAACTTTGGAAAACGAGCTGGAGACCAGAAAGGGAACAGGatgagtggggaggagggatgaatAAGGGAGAAAAAGGTCTACTGATTTGGGCCTGGGAACTGAGGCCTCCACCCATTTTAGAGACCCTGAGACAGTGGTCGCAAACTGGTATCTCCGGGGCCAGCAGGATCTTTGTGTGGCCCGCCAAGCTGTGGCGTTTTACTTGGCTGCCATCTATAGTGCTTTACACCTGGCCTGCTTCAGGCATTTCTGTTACCTGCTATGCTTCTGTAAGACATCTGAATTTGTGAACCTCTGCTAGTGAAGGAGACCCACCTCCTTTTGGCCGCTGGGGAGGGACTGGGCTCAAAGATCAGCTTCTTCATTCTTCTCATTTATGCAGGGGATGACCACAGTCATTGGCGTTATGGAGGTGAGACACCCACCCCCTGCACAGACCCAATGTGGGCACCCAGCTCTGCTAGTGCCTGCACCCCCCGCATCCGCGTCTGCCAGTCCCTGACACCACCcgctgcctctctccctccacatCCCTTATTTCTATCTCCTGTCTGGATGCCTCCTGACTCGACCCCATCACTTTTTCTACTCAGCTTCCCTAAAAGTTCCTGATCTTGTCATCAAACTTCCTGTACATACTCTCCCACTCCAGGCGCTCCGCCATGGCCCCAGGTGTCCCCCGCCTGCGCTGGCCGTTTTCAGTCCCCGGTAGATATCCGTCCAGAACTCACCGCGTTTTGCCCAGCCCTGCGACCCCTGGAACTCCTTGGCTTTGAGCTCCCGCCACAACCAGAACTGCGCCTGCGCAACAATGGCCACACCGGTGAGGCGGTCTCGGGGCGGAGCCTCGGGGAAGGGGCGGAGGCTAGCTGGGGATGAGGGACTGTCCCTGGGAGTTAGGCTCGCGCTCTGCGGAGAGAGGGGCGGGCCCGGCTCACCTGCCTCTCACCACGCAGTGCAGCTGAGTCTGCCTCCCGGGCTGGAGATGGCCCTAGGTCCCGGGCAGGAGTACCGGGCCCTGCAGTTGCATCTGCACTGGGGGGCTGCGGGTCGCCCGGGCTCGGAGCACACGGTTGGCGGTCACCGTTTCCCTGCCGAGGTGAGCGCGCAGCTGTCCGCGGAGGGTCGAAGTGGGGCGCGGGGTAGGGGATCTCGCCCACTCCTACCGTGTCCTCTCCAGATCCATGTGGTTCACCTCAGCACTGCATTTGCCAAAGCTGACGAGGCCTTGGGGCGCCCGGGGGGCTTGGCCGTGCTGGCTGCCTTTCTGCAGGTACCAGCCCTGGACACCCCTACCCCTGCTTCCCCAGCCCTCGGGCTCAGAGTATCTTGCCCCAgagacccacccccaccccgcacctGGCTATCATCTTCATTTACTCATTAGTTCTTTCATTAACACCCACTGTGAGCTGGGCTCCAACAAAAGGTTCCGAAACTGTGGATCCTTGTCTCCCCACAGCCAGTGAGGGAGGCTGACAGGATAGACATATACACAGGACGCAGAGTCAACAAGGTAGTCAGGGAAGTCCTCACAGAGGAGGTGAAACTTGAAGCCTTCACtagtgggaaagaaaaggagatattccatgcagagcGAACGGTACATGTAAAGACTCAGAATATGGCCCATTCGGGGAATGGCAGATGCAGTAGAATGGACATAAGGAAGAGTCATTTGTCTAATACTCTTATAACCCATAATTTCCCCTTTGCAAAATGCCATATTGTCTAGAGAAGCATTT
This window encodes:
- the CA9 gene encoding carbonic anhydrase 9 isoform X2, which gives rise to MTLITFYLRTYLPLTPPHAQLCYQGGGTGPDRPAGLWLHLYKRAFCEPVCSPPGLLLPHPAPVSDARTDRTHRVPGHPTVSRMAPLCPSPWLPLWIPAPAPGPAVQLLLLLLLLVPAHPQSLLWMQGAPTTGGDSSGEDDPLREEDLPSEEDIPGEEDPPGKLDPPGMKTEAEEDSLKIEDLPTVETPRDTQGPQNNAHRDKKGDDHSHWRYGGAPPWPQVSPACAGRFQSPVDIRPELTAFCPALRPLELLGFELPPQPELRLRNNGHTVQLSLPPGLEMALGPGQEYRALQLHLHWGAAGRPGSEHTVGGHRFPAEEGPEENSAYEQLLSHLGEIAEEDSETWVPGLDVSALLPSDLSRYFRYEGSLTTPPCAQGVIWTVFNQTVKLSAKQLHALSDSLWGPDDSRLQLNFRATQPLNGRIIEASFPAGVDSSPGTVEPVHLNSCLAAGDILALVFGLLFAVTSIAFLVQMRRQQRYFTNPLPQAQPLLPKWSPEQLHANCMQMSSSLVRFLIRVPCCVDTQVGPKEVSGTTRQRSRRLLLRGLQLGECAEKLARGI
- the CA9 gene encoding carbonic anhydrase 9 isoform X3 — protein: MTLITFYLRTYLPLTPPHAQLCYQGGGTGPDRPAGLWLHLYKRAFCEPVCSPPGLLLPHPAPVSDARTDRTHRVPGHPTVSRMAPLCPSPWLPLWIPAPAPGPAVQLLLLLLLLVPAHPQSLLWMQGAPTTGGDSSGEDDPLREEDLPSEEDIPGEEDPPGKLDPPGMKTEAEEDSLKIEDLPTVETPRDTQGPQNNAHRDKKGDDHSHWRYGGAPPWPQVSPACAGRFQSPVDIRPELTAFCPALRPLELLGFELPPQPELRLRNNGHTVQLSLPPGLEMALGPGQEYRALQLHLHWGAAGRPGSEHTVGGHRFPAEIHVVHLSTAFAKADEALGRPGGLAVLAAFLQEGPEENSAYEQLLSHLGEIAEEDSETWVPGLDVSALLPSDLSRYFRYEGSLTTPPCAQGVIWTVFNQTVKLSAKQLHALSDSLWGPDDSRLQLNFRATQPLNGRIIEASFPAGVDSSPGTVEPVHLNSCLAAGDILALVFGLLFAVTSIAFLVQMRRQQRHPSGTKGSVRYHPAEVTETVA
- the CA9 gene encoding carbonic anhydrase 9 isoform X1 translates to MTLITFYLRTYLPLTPPHAQLCYQGGGTGPDRPAGLWLHLYKRAFCEPVCSPPGLLLPHPAPVSDARTDRTHRVPGHPTVSRMAPLCPSPWLPLWIPAPAPGPAVQLLLLLLLLVPAHPQSLLWMQGAPTTGGDSSGEDDPLREEDLPSEEDIPGEEDPPGKLDPPGMKTEAEEDSLKIEDLPTVETPRDTQGPQNNAHRDKKGDDHSHWRYGGAPPWPQVSPACAGRFQSPVDIRPELTAFCPALRPLELLGFELPPQPELRLRNNGHTVQLSLPPGLEMALGPGQEYRALQLHLHWGAAGRPGSEHTVGGHRFPAEIHVVHLSTAFAKADEALGRPGGLAVLAAFLQEGPEENSAYEQLLSHLGEIAEEDSETWVPGLDVSALLPSDLSRYFRYEGSLTTPPCAQGVIWTVFNQTVKLSAKQLHALSDSLWGPDDSRLQLNFRATQPLNGRIIEASFPAGVDSSPGTVEPVHLNSCLAAGDILALVFGLLFAVTSIAFLVQMRRQQRYFTNPLPQAQPLLPKWSPEQLHANCMQMSSSLVRFLIRVPCCVDTQVGPKEVSGTTRQRSRRLLLRGLQLGECAEKLARGI